The Citrus sinensis cultivar Valencia sweet orange chromosome 4, DVS_A1.0, whole genome shotgun sequence DNA segment GAACAGTAAATAAGTCATCCCTCATTTACTTTTTCTGTTAGTAGTATCCTCTCCTGCCTCTAAGCCAAAAAAGGTACTTCATGTACTGTCACTAACTTTTTGCAATGTGCtcttacattaattttttgcatGCAGCAGTTTAtaagatttcaaaattttgtttaggGAATGGTTTTAATGGTTATATTTTCATGCTTAACAGAGAAGCCGCGAAACATGAATGATTTTCTGCAGGGAAAGAACGACGATGGCTTTTTCCAAAAGGTACAAGTTTGAACAAATTCACTCCTGGAGTATTAGTATTTTGTTtgcaattaaatcatcttttcTTAGGAAGACCGGTACTCAAGTTTGTATGAGTAACATTGTTCACACtcttattgtgtttttatctTACTTTAAGGCTATTTGCCGATATCTATTTCATAACAGGATTGGTGGAATGATCTTCTCCATGATCATACCTATAAAGAGCTCGACTACAGTGGCAAAATGGTCTTGCTGCTGGACATTCTAACCATGTGTTCTAATATGGGCGATAAGTCATTGGTTTTTAGCCAAAGCATACCAACTTTAGACCTCATAGAGTTTTATCTTTCAAAATTACCTCGGCCTGGGAAACAAGGGAAGTTGtggaaaaaaggaaaggacTGGTACAGGTGGGTGATATGTATGTAAACTGTTTAGAATATGTATGGATTCTAACTCTCCTTTTGTCTTGAATTATATCACACACGTGTTGTGTATAGTTTACAGCTTTAAGAGtcaaaattcagaaaaattgttattattgctACTCATTTGTTTTTGTATCGTTGGAGTTGAATACTCTTTTCACTATGAAGTCATCATGCTATCATAGCTTCTATACTATTGTTGGGCCCTCATGCATTAGCTTAAGATTTTAGGTTGAGTTACTGCTTAATATGGTTTTGCAACTAATATGACCAAGGGGCCTTGTGTTCTAATTCCCCAATcgttttaaaattatgctaagttctatttttttttactaaaaatatttgtggtCGTTGTCATGTTTAGTCCACATGCCTTGCACATGTGGATTCTGTGACAAAATATTGCTAGGTCTTCACCTATtagcataaatattttagctAAGTGGTAAGTTAAGATTatgtgacaaaaaaaattgactatttttttgtttcatgtgGGCATGGGTATCTTTctcaattttgatttcaaatttttgaaagtCCATTTTTGCTTGTGTAATTCTTCCTGCCAGACTAGATGGAAGAACAGAGAGCTCTGAAAGGCAAAAGTTGGTGGAGAGGTTTAATGAGCCCCTAAATAAAAGGGTGAAATGTACTCTGATTTCAACCAGAGCTGGATCTCTGGGGATAAATCTTCATTCTGCTAACCGTGTAATTATTGTTGATGGTTCTTGGAATCCAACATATGATCTTCAGGCCATATATCGTGCTTGGAGGTGTGTGTTCTTTTCTGATTTGTCTTGTATATATGTCTTTTATCATGTTGTCATGAAAAGTTCAatctcctttttcttcttttggcGTCTGCAGGTATGGACAAAGAAAGCCAGTTTTTGCTTACCGGTTGATGGCTCATGGAACCATGGAAGAGAAGATATATAAGCGTCAGGTAATGAAAGAACAAATTGCTACTAGTATATTTTATGATCTATTTTTTTCTGATGAAGAGAATACTACAAATAGGTGACAAAGGAAGGGCTTGCTGCAAGGGTGGTGGATAGACAACAAGTCCATAGGACTATATCAAAAGAAGAAATGTTACATCTCTTTGAATTTGGTGATGATGAAAATCCTGATCCTTTGACAGCAGTCAGTAAAGAGAATGGACAAGGAAGTAGTCAAAATACAAATTGTGCACTGAAGCATAAGTTGCCTCTTTCGCATGAAGGTTGTTCTGACAAATTGATGGAAAGCTTACTTGGCAAGCATCACCCAAGGTAgctttattgtgttaattattCTGTGACTTACTAtgtatttcttttcatttttacagATTCTGAGtagttttagatttttataggTGTGCAGTAAATGGCATTTGATAGGGGCTTAAGTGTACTTACCTGCTTGATTTTGGCATTTATTTTGGTACTTAAAGAACCCCTTCATAGGATTCTTTACCCTTGTTCATGTAGGTGGATTTCCAATTATCATGAACATGAGACCCTTTTGCAAGagaatgaagaagaaaggCTTTCGAAGGAGGAGCAAGACATGGCTTGGGAAGTATTCCGGAAATCATTAGAATGGGAGGAAGTACAGCGAGTTACAGTGGATGAATCCATATCAGAGCGTAAGCCTGCTTCCATGTCAAACTTGACTCCTGCTCCAGAGACCAGCAGTGTCACACAACCCAGGGGCATATTGAGGAGTCATGTGGTAATTCGGAAATGCACTAATCTATCTCATAAGCTGACTCTTAGAAGTCAGGGCACAAAACCTGGTTGTAGTACTGTATGTGGAGAATGTGCCCAGGAGATTTCCTGGGAGAACTGCAAAGTCGCTAGATGAATCACCAACAttctcctttctttctttttttcacctCTGGTTTTAtcaaatgtaattattttctgtAAATTACAGTTGCTATAAGTTCAATATCCTTTTGAACACAACTAGTTCTCACGGTAGGTCTTCTCTCTAATTACTGCATTTGCGTAGTGAGGTACTCTCTTTTGCATTTGTATTGATCAGCAAGAGAGAAGTTTCTCCTCCTTTCGGGACACACAcggatatatatatttaacccTGGCAGGTTTAGGCCTGCGTAAAATTTGAGGTTTATGAACCATCCCAATGACTGCAACTAAAGAATACAAAATCCAATTTGATCCAATTCAACTACTTTGAAGCTAGAGAATTTGTAGGTGCGACCTTTATATGGCTGATATTAGGCTTCTTATGTTTCATGTTAACTTTACCCGGGCCCTCAATGTTCTTATACAACACAATAAAAACGACAGATGTGCCAGTTGGGAGCGTCAATCTCTTTTAATCAAACATAATACAGAGAAACTACATTGAGAATGGTATGATTCTGCTgaaaatatatacaataatACAAGAATTTGACTTTGGAGAGCATCGGTTTCTTTGACGACACCCACTTGCAATTCCTCTCATCACCTGGAAACTGCTTCAAACCAAATCACCCCACCATTGTTGTGTCTTCCAATCCTTTCATCTTACCATCCGCCTTAGCAATCTCAGGTGGCATAGGCATGCTACCACTCTGTAAGTCAAAATGTCCAAGAATTATATCGCCGGCACAAATCACAAATCATATACCCTCACTTTCAATCTTCTTGACTGAAGCGCAGAATCACAGATGTGTTACAACCAAAGTAGAAGGATACATCCAATCTTCTTGACTACATTGCAACAAAACCAGCATCCATATTTGTCCCGTGATTACTAGGTAGTTGACAACTAGCAAGTACATGCAAGGGCCATGCTATATATAGAAAGTAGGTAAGGCACTCGTCGTATAAGAGCATGATGAGCCTAACACCTTTCATCTCCCACCCAATTATCTTTCTCTTTTGGTCCAGTTGGTCCTTCCTCACCATAGAGCTCTGTGGGAAGCAAGTCAATGAGATTTTCCACTGAAAATCGCATAAAGAATGGAAGGAGGTTGAGTATCTTATCTATTTCAGATTTTGAATCATATACAATGGTTGGACCCCACTCTCTCATAAACTGCAACCAACATGGTTCTGTAACAACCCCATCTCCAAGATACTCGGCTGCAATTATCTGATACTTGGTACTTGaatccacaaaaaaattactcttaGCAGTATCGTTCCTTACTCCTGTTCCAAGCTTTGTAGAACCTTGAAGGTATGTTCCTGCATGAGGGAAACTAGCATGTCCATGTTTTGAAGAATAAACAATCGGCTTATTCCCTTTGATATACTCCAACTCAAAAGCATCCCTCCATCTACCGCCACTGTGCTCCGAGAAGTATACTTGCCAAAGTTCTCCAGTGAAGTTGCTCACACGAAGAGTGAAGTGCTCCCAGTCACTTACATGTTCGCCTATCTTGGTCATTGCAATACTCAGTAACCCAACTTTAAGGGTTACGGGTCCATTAAAGGGACAAAAAATCCACATTGCAATATCGGTAAATGTTCCTCCTTGTTCTGGTTTGACATGAACATAAAGTTCTGCACTCTCTAGGTTTCCTTTCTTGAGAGAATTTCTCGCATCATCATCCTCAGGCAAATCTATCCAAAATGCACCATCATTAGTCCCACCACAAGGCAAATTTGAGCCCCTGGAATCAATCGGTTCGCCTTTCGGCTTCCCATCTTGGTATAAGAGTGcaccatttttaaaaaaccatGGCACAGAAGAGGGCAAATATTCCTCGTCGGGATGAAAGAAAACAGTTGGTCCGTAGTGTTTGATCAGTGCATGAATCTGATCCAAATTTGGCATTGCATTTAGGGAGGAGTTAAGATTCTTCAAACAAGCGATATCTAACTCTTCTTCAGAATTCAAGTAGGTGCCACAAACGAAACTCCCAACAGAAACACCTCTAGCGAACATTCCCCTTATCCAGGGTCTTGTAGAATAGACCTGAAATGGGGTCTTGCTCATATCTGATTCTGTGGAAAGTATCAGATCACAAGTTTCACAACTCTCTGTAAGATCCTCCCGGACACATCTAACTTCCTCAACTTCAGGCTCCTCAGATGTGTTGGTAACCAAAATACCCATGGCTTTATAACCCATTGGTGGGTTTGGCAGCCAAAAGTAACCGCAGTCACCATTGTGGGGATCTGTACTCCACACTAGTGTGTAGTTAAGGGGCTTTCTTAGAGCTGGATGATGTAATGTTATCTTATCAGTGGAACCAGCTTCTGTCCTAGAAGAAGCAGCAGCATCACGGGCCACCAGAAGATGTCCTCTCAATGGCCGATCATTGGGCTGGCAATAGTAACCAAGACAGTAAAAGCCATCAGGGATTTCTCCAGGCTTATAAAATGTGACACCTTTCGCTTCGCCACCCAAGACATTGCAGCTCCAAATGCTCTCAAGTTtagtaattttgaaaacttccAATTCTCCCAGGTTTATTTTTCCAGTAGCAAAACCCTTGCCTGTGAAGACGATAAAACATAATTAGTAAAAGTGAGCAAATATTGTCATGACAATAAGAGGACATCACTACAGACTTACAAGCAAATCATTAACTCAAGAAGTTGGTTTGGAGTACAAATTCCAGGACTGTGGAATGAATGAATGCCAACATCCTAATCTTAATTTAgtatcaattattttagttatcaattattattttatttttttggttcaaGTACATACCATATAGAACAAGGATGGTCAAATGTCAATCCTACCATGCTTTGACCAAAATGAGTAAAGTAGATGTCAACTTCATGTTCTGAACATAATATTCAACTTGCATCTTCCTTTCAAGCTTTCCACTTTCAAGGCATTCCGTATTGTCTACATCTATCCATTTTGACCAAGTTGATGAATTTGTTgcacaacttttttttttaatttttaatttgtaatttcaactAAAATTCACATTGTTCAATGGCCGACTAATTAAAACATTCTTATATTCGCAAACAAGAGGCCTTGATACAACAAATTTTCATTGTATTTgcaaagatttttatttttattcttattttttaattttttaaaattttgcaggACGAAGTCAACAGAGAATTTAATACTGCACGAGAAACATAAATATCCGTActtcataatttattagtaGCGGCATTAAACATTAAGAAGAGTTATCTTACCTTCATAATTGTCCAACAGAATTAGAAATAATATTGAGCAAAAAAtcgaaaatatatttacatataatctttaaattaaactGAATCAATAGATCAATCAATCATaacctcaaaaaaaaaaaaatcttcaaataaaCCCAACTCaggaaagaaattttgaagCTGAAAATTCACAACAATCAATAAGCTATATCAcccccccaaaaaataaataaataatattaaaaaaggaagaaaaatcaataaacaTTAGAAGATTAGTTGCGAACAGAGAATTATTCAGTTTACCTTGTGGCCATTGAGGAATCGGTGAAGGCAAAGAGAAAGGCTCGGGCTTATGGAAGTCAAACTCGGTGTCTCCGTCCCAGCAGGGGAAGCAGTCACAGCAAGATAAcatttttgatgatgaaagcTTTCACGAAATCTCAAAAACCCACCAAAATTATCCGTAGCttaatacatataatataagatCTTTATCATCCTCAGCTTCATCCTCTCTCCAGCTCCTCCCCCAACTTGTACGCACAAACAAGTTATGgactcaaaacaaaacaagcatCTAATAAGGACATAAATTAAAGAAGCTcccctcctcctcctcctctcACTCAATCGACAGATGAATTGAGTGAGTGAGAGAcagatttaaaaaagaaaaaaaaaagttctttttttttaataataattttgggttttttaAGTTGAGATGAAGAAGGAGAGTCTGGTCTTTCAATTTGGTTATGTattaaagaagagaagagagaagtTGGTGGGGGTTGAGTAAAGAGGAGGGAGAGAGCCCAAAGGATTTATTCATCGCTGTTGGTGCtgtctcttttttctttctgtttgatttaaaaatttaaaaagtgttgCTTCACTCTCCTCTTCGTGGAGGTTGTAACCACGCTCCCATTAttccttcaaataaaaaataaaaatcttgccACCAGCATTACTTCTATTTATGTCACCATCCATAGTTCCAACAATGAATGTGTCGGTAGCAAGTGTAGTGTCTCTTAGACTTGGGCTCCTTCTTTGTTGTATATTAATAAACGATAATAATATTGATGGTtggatttaaattaatatatattatctaTATAAACGAAAATTTATATAGTAGTTTTACATGCAAATAGAATAGACTGAGTTgataaaatttcttgtttgaaaaataaaaaattttagactttgAATGCCACATATATAGTATGAGTGAGGAAGAGATAGGTTTGTTGTTagactaaaaaaaaagtactgtaattttataatactaatataaataataaaaaaaaaccttcatattaatatatagagatgaataatttataaaaataaacgtTGGATGttgaataatgaaattttcGCTATTTCTAGATTCATTCTTTTTTCCTCTATTGGTATCGTGAGATGTTGGTTTTTGCAAAAGACAGATATTCAAAActcaataacaaattaaaaaaagagaaattattaaCCATATACTTTTAA contains these protein-coding regions:
- the LOC102609992 gene encoding hypothetical protein At1g04090; its protein translation is MLSCCDCFPCWDGDTEFDFHKPEPFSLPSPIPQWPQGKGFATGKINLGELEVFKITKLESIWSCNVLGGEAKGVTFYKPGEIPDGFYCLGYYCQPNDRPLRGHLLVARDAAASSRTEAGSTDKITLHHPALRKPLNYTLVWSTDPHNGDCGYFWLPNPPMGYKAMGILVTNTSEEPEVEEVRCVREDLTESCETCDLILSTESDMSKTPFQVYSTRPWIRGMFARGVSVGSFVCGTYLNSEEELDIACLKNLNSSLNAMPNLDQIHALIKHYGPTVFFHPDEEYLPSSVPWFFKNGALLYQDGKPKGEPIDSRGSNLPCGGTNDGAFWIDLPEDDDARNSLKKGNLESAELYVHVKPEQGGTFTDIAMWIFCPFNGPVTLKVGLLSIAMTKIGEHVSDWEHFTLRVSNFTGELWQVYFSEHSGGRWRDAFELEYIKGNKPIVYSSKHGHASFPHAGTYLQGSTKLGTGVRNDTAKSNFFVDSSTKYQIIAAEYLGDGVVTEPCWLQFMREWGPTIVYDSKSEIDKILNLLPFFMRFSVENLIDLLPTELYGEEGPTGPKEKDNWVGDERC